A genomic segment from Bradyrhizobium sp. ISRA430 encodes:
- the pqqD gene encoding pyrroloquinoline quinone biosynthesis peptide chaperone PqqD, which produces MAGPRHISVSETSRPVLPRHAKLKYDETRQVWVILAPERVLAPDEIAVEVLQLCNGERSVSDVADQLAAKYAAPREAILTDVVAMLQDLADKGFLTEAREKTP; this is translated from the coding sequence ATGGCCGGGCCGCGTCACATCAGCGTCAGCGAAACGAGCCGCCCCGTGCTGCCGCGGCATGCCAAGCTGAAATACGACGAGACGCGACAGGTCTGGGTGATCCTGGCTCCGGAACGGGTGCTGGCGCCGGACGAGATCGCGGTCGAAGTGCTGCAGCTCTGCAACGGCGAGCGCAGCGTCAGCGACGTCGCGGACCAATTGGCCGCGAAATACGCCGCGCCGCGCGAGGCGATCCTCACCGACGTCGTCGCCATGCTCCAGGATCTCGCCGACAAGGGCTTTCTCACCGAGGCCCGGGAGAAGACGCCATGA
- the pqqE gene encoding pyrroloquinoline quinone biosynthesis protein PqqE, translating to MSDVLGNPTIPSDASDSLAVLEKQRSTAETFGIPLAVLLEITHRCPLQCPYCSNPVELDRAGKELTTEEWKKVLSELAEIGVLQVHFSGGEPTARKDLVELVRHASDVGLYTNLITSAVLLTRDRLGELADAGLCHVQISFQGTEEGLSDRVAGYKGAHHKKLEVAKWTRELDLPLTVNAVMHRQNLHQLPDIIQMAVDLDADRLEVANVQYYGWALKNRAALMPTVAQLDETTRLVEEARERLKGTLAIDYVVPDYYALRPKKCMGGWGRQFFNISPAGKVLPCHAAESITGLEFESVRSNHSIAWIWQNSDAFNRYRGTGWMKEPCKSCEFRDIDFGGCRCQAFALTGDAANTDPACALSPLHETIFKQAEREAEGETNRFLYRNFAGGTLEAETSESGENGA from the coding sequence ATGAGCGACGTACTCGGCAATCCGACCATTCCCTCTGACGCCAGCGACAGCCTCGCGGTGCTGGAGAAGCAGCGCTCGACGGCGGAGACTTTCGGCATTCCGCTCGCCGTGCTGCTCGAGATCACCCATCGCTGCCCGCTGCAGTGTCCCTACTGCTCCAACCCGGTCGAGCTCGATCGCGCCGGCAAGGAGCTGACCACCGAGGAATGGAAGAAGGTCTTGAGCGAACTCGCCGAGATCGGCGTGCTCCAGGTCCATTTCTCTGGCGGCGAGCCGACGGCGCGGAAAGACCTCGTCGAACTGGTCCGGCACGCCAGCGACGTCGGCCTCTACACCAATCTGATCACCTCGGCCGTGCTGCTGACGCGCGACAGGCTCGGCGAGCTTGCGGATGCCGGGCTCTGCCATGTGCAGATCAGTTTCCAAGGCACCGAAGAGGGACTCTCCGACCGCGTCGCCGGTTACAAGGGCGCGCATCACAAGAAGCTCGAGGTCGCGAAGTGGACGCGCGAACTCGACCTGCCGCTCACCGTGAACGCGGTGATGCATCGCCAGAACCTGCATCAGCTTCCTGACATCATCCAGATGGCGGTCGATCTCGACGCCGACCGGCTCGAGGTCGCCAACGTGCAGTATTACGGCTGGGCGCTGAAGAACCGCGCCGCGCTGATGCCGACAGTGGCGCAGCTCGACGAGACCACCCGCCTCGTCGAGGAGGCGCGCGAGCGGCTGAAGGGCACGCTCGCGATCGACTATGTCGTGCCGGACTATTACGCGCTGCGGCCGAAGAAATGCATGGGCGGCTGGGGGCGGCAGTTCTTCAACATCTCGCCGGCCGGCAAGGTGCTGCCCTGCCACGCCGCCGAGAGCATCACCGGGCTCGAATTCGAGTCCGTGCGCTCCAACCATTCGATCGCGTGGATCTGGCAGAACTCCGACGCCTTCAACCGCTATCGCGGCACCGGCTGGATGAAGGAGCCGTGCAAATCCTGCGAGTTCCGCGACATCGATTTCGGCGGCTGCCGCTGCCAGGCCTTCGCGTTGACCGGCGATGCCGCCAACACTGATCCTGCCTGTGCGCTGTCGCCGCTGCACGAGACCATCTTCAAGCAGGCCGAGCGCGAGGCCGAGGGCGAGACCAACCGCTTCCTCTACCGCAATTTCGCCGGAGGCACGCTGGAAGCAGAGACTTCGGAGAGCGGCGAGAATGGCGCCTGA
- the pip gene encoding prolyl aminopeptidase, translating to MAPDADAASSVKRADPFAPLTSEMLDVGDGHDIYVESVGRADGIPAVYLHGGPGSGCQPDHRRLFDPERFCAVLFDQRGCGRSRPKGSRAYNTTAHLIADMEMIRKKFGFPRWMVVGGSWGATLALAYAEAHPERVCGIALRATFLGTRAEVETGFTRRLSQFYPALNEDFLSVLPAEERSRPIEAYWRRILDADPAVHGPAARAWHDTERTLSEHKPAKTRLDLASLNVWRTLPATPFMEAHYFINDSFMTEDQILRNAGRLAGIPGIIVQGRYDLLCPPETSQALARVWPGSEIRIVEEAGHSLYDTGVRDAVMKSIADLASKTAR from the coding sequence ATGGCGCCTGACGCCGACGCGGCCAGTTCGGTCAAACGCGCCGATCCCTTCGCGCCGCTGACCTCCGAGATGCTCGACGTCGGCGACGGCCACGATATCTACGTCGAGAGCGTCGGCCGTGCCGATGGTATCCCCGCTGTCTATCTGCATGGCGGGCCCGGCAGCGGCTGCCAGCCCGACCATCGCCGGCTTTTCGATCCCGAGCGATTCTGCGCCGTGCTGTTCGACCAGCGCGGCTGCGGCCGCAGCCGGCCCAAGGGATCGCGCGCGTACAACACGACGGCGCATCTGATCGCGGACATGGAGATGATCCGCAAAAAATTCGGCTTTCCACGCTGGATGGTGGTCGGCGGGTCCTGGGGCGCGACGCTGGCGCTGGCCTATGCAGAGGCGCACCCCGAGCGCGTCTGCGGCATCGCCTTGCGCGCGACCTTTCTGGGCACGCGAGCCGAGGTGGAAACCGGCTTCACGCGCCGGCTGTCGCAGTTCTATCCTGCACTCAACGAAGATTTTCTGAGCGTACTGCCCGCCGAAGAGCGCAGCCGCCCGATTGAGGCCTATTGGCGCCGCATCCTCGACGCCGATCCCGCCGTGCATGGCCCCGCCGCGCGGGCCTGGCACGACACCGAGCGCACGCTGTCGGAACACAAGCCTGCAAAGACGCGGCTGGACCTCGCCTCGCTCAACGTGTGGCGCACGCTGCCCGCGACGCCGTTCATGGAAGCGCACTACTTCATCAACGACAGCTTCATGACCGAGGACCAGATCTTGCGCAACGCCGGCAGGCTCGCAGGCATTCCCGGCATCATCGTCCAGGGCCGCTACGACCTGTTGTGCCCACCTGAGACATCGCAGGCGCTCGCGAGGGTCTGGCCGGGCTCCGAGATTCGCATCGTGGAAGAAGCCGGGCATTCGCTCTATGATACCGGCGTGAGGGACGCAGTCATGAAGTCGATCGCGGACCTCGCGTCGAAAACCGCGCGATAG
- a CDS encoding DUF4286 family protein has product MPLAGKGMLLTSMDIDAADEADFNRWYDREHLEERVAIEGFLEARRYVAHAAHPKYLCLYSTATLDVLDSPAYRARLASPTDWSRQSMARFKNMLRVVARITISNGTGRGAALGVVRLRPTPDNAEIWRDALREKLAQTTRDGIISMHLLETEPGLSGATAEIPAARNEGARDWFVLIDGTQVGAVSTLIAERFTGPGAAPFPLPVSVGTYCLMWDLAKSDISRD; this is encoded by the coding sequence ATGCCGCTGGCCGGAAAGGGCATGCTGCTGACGTCGATGGACATCGACGCAGCCGATGAAGCCGATTTCAACCGCTGGTACGATCGCGAACATCTGGAAGAGCGCGTCGCGATCGAGGGTTTCCTTGAGGCGCGGCGCTATGTCGCGCACGCCGCCCATCCCAAATATCTCTGCCTCTATTCGACCGCGACGCTGGACGTGCTGGACAGTCCCGCCTACCGGGCGCGGCTCGCGAGCCCGACCGACTGGTCGCGCCAGAGCATGGCGCGCTTCAAGAACATGCTCCGCGTGGTGGCGCGCATTACGATCAGCAACGGCACCGGACGTGGCGCGGCGCTCGGCGTGGTCCGGCTTCGTCCGACACCCGACAATGCTGAGATATGGCGTGATGCACTGCGGGAGAAACTTGCGCAGACAACGCGCGACGGCATCATCTCCATGCATCTGCTCGAAACCGAGCCCGGGCTGTCCGGCGCGACCGCGGAGATTCCGGCCGCGCGCAACGAAGGCGCGCGCGACTGGTTCGTGCTGATCGACGGCACGCAAGTCGGCGCCGTCTCGACCCTTATCGCCGAGCGCTTCACGGGACCCGGGGCCGCGCCGTTCCCGCTCCCGGTCTCCGTCGGCACCTATTGCCTGATGTGGGACTTGGCCAAGAGCGATATCTCGCGCGACTGA